ACGCCGGGAAGAGAAAACAGGCTGGCTTCAACCATTTCACGTACCGGCACTTTGAAGCAGATCGTACAAAAAGCGGCCTTAAATCTAAAAAATGGAAAATCTCAGGTCAGGATAGATCTCAAGCCGGAATTTCTCGGTTCAGTGCGTATGAAGATAGCCACCGAGAACCAGATGGTAACGGTAAGGATATTAACTGAGCTTCCGGTTGTTAAGGAAATGATTGAAAGTAATCTAGGCCAGTTAAAATCGGATCTGCAAAGCCACGGCATGGAAATTGATAGACTTGATGTTTCGGTAGCCAGTGATTCACAGCAACATAGAAAAGGCTTTGAAAAAGCGGATTTTTTATCAGAAAAAGAAAACAGTGATAATGAGAATCATCATACTGTTTTAGCTGATGAAACAGGGACAGCAAGTCTGCTAAAGGAAAGCACAGCAGTAAATGGTCTCGATTTTTTTGCTTAAAAAAAGATAAATCAAGAAAGGAAATTTAGAAAATGTCAGTTTACCCTGTAGATGCATCAAATTCAAACACCAGTGCGGTGACTACTTCAAAGGATGATGCACTGGACAAGGACGATTTTATGAACCTGCTTGTTGCCCAATTGCAAAATCAGGACCCGCTGAATCCCATGGACAGTACGGCATTTACCAGTCAACTGGCTGAATTCAGTTCTCTGGAACAGCTTAGCAATGTAAATGAAAACCTTGAATATCTCCAGATGTACCAGTCATCCATAAATAATGCACAGGCGGTTTCATTCATCGGAAAGAATATAGATGCATTGGGAAACTCCATTCAACTGGAAAGCTCAGAAGATGAAGAGATTCATTTTGAACTAAGTCAGGATTCGAGTTCCGTGTATATAAATATTTATAACGCGACAGGCGATCTTGTCAAAGTTATAGAACACGGACCCATGGGAGAAGGGAGGCAAAGCGTTGAGTGGGATGGTACGGATAACGGTGGAAATACTCTTCCCGCAGGAATTTACGAGTTTGAAGTAATGGCTGCGGACGCCAACGGTAATAAAGTACAGACAACCACCTATATCAGTGAGAGAGTGACAGGCGTCACCTTTAAGAATGGAGTGACTTATCTGCTGGCAGGGGGAATGGAAATTCCCATCGGTGACGTGATACAAGTGGCGGAAATGAACGAAAATGACTAAAATGAGCCACAGCCAATGAAATAAAAATGGTGATAAATACAAAATTTTAAAAAATTAATTTAAATACATGAGGAGGGAAACATGATAGGTTCATTATTTGCAGGAATATCCGGGCTGAATGCAAATGCCACAGCCATGACTGTAATCGGAGACAACATAGCAAATGTAAACACCACCGGTTTTAAGTCGAACAGGGCGTCGTTTGCCAATGTGTTGAGCACGTCCTTGCAAGGTTCGGGTGGAAGCGATATTGGCAGAGGGGTCGCATTCTGGGGTTCAACCCCGTCATGGAGCCAGGGATCGGTTGAAAATACAGCCAACGCAACGGACATGGCCATAAACGGGCGTGGTTTTTTTATGGTAAATGACGAAAGCGGCCAAACTTTATTTACCAGGGCCGGAGAATTTGCTTTTGACAGGAACGGTGATTTACGAAATCCGGATGGTCTCGCGGTTCAAGGATACGAAGTCACCGCCGTAGCTCCGGATGGAACATTAACCCTGGGTGCAATCATGAACATTGGTGTTCCCAGCGAGAGTACCTCACCTCCTGTTGCTACGGACGAGTTCACCATGGATATCAACCTCGATGCTGGCGCTGCAGTGACCGATACCTACTCCACATCACAGGTGTTTTACGATTCTCTGGGCAATGCGGTTCCGGTGACTTTTACATTTACGAGAGCTGCAGCGGTAGCTCCTGCCACCGCAACCTGGAATGTTGCAGCTGCGATTCCAGCATCAGCAGGAACAGGTGCTGCGGTTAGTGTTCCATCAATCGGATTCGATGCAAACGGAAATATGATAGTACCTGCAGCTGATGCGACAGTCACCTTAACTTTAACAAATGGCGCTGCAAGTCCGCAGGCGATAAACTGGATGCTTTACGATCCAGCCGGTCCAAGCTTAGGTGATATTACAGGATATTCATCTACTTCCGTCACTACATTTCAGACTCAGAACGGATTCCCCGCAGGATCACTCAGGGGTGTTTCAGTGGATGAATTGGGTGTGGTCACCGGGGCCTATTCCAACGGGCAGATGACCCCTCTTTACCAGGTTGCCCTGGCAGATTTTCCCAGTTATTATGGACTAAACAAGATGGGGAACAACCTGTATGCAGAATCGCTTGCATCGGGGCAAGCCCTGCCTGGCGTGGCACAAAGTGGCAGGCTGGGAAGTATCAGCCCAAGTGCAGTGGAAATGTCAAATGTTGATCTTGCCCAGGAGTTTGTTAAAATGATTACCACTCAAAGGGCCTTTCAGGCAAATTCCAGGGTCATTACCACCAGTGACGAAGTACTCAATGAATTGATTAATATTAAGCGATAAGAGAATAGGTTCAGCTCATGGGTAATGGTTGGCAGCTCATCGTCCCTTCACAAAAGCGATTGAAAGACTGAAATCCTTTTTTGTGACGGGGCGATGAGCTGCCAGTTATGAGTCCTTTCAGCTATAAGCGATCATCAGACGTCAAAGAGTTGACAATTTTAAATAAAAATTGACACTCGTATCACTGGTTTTTATTCTTTTCCCAGCCAATCACCGCTAAATATCATTTATTCCCACCTTCGGTTTGATGCAATTCCCTTGGTCTTTGATAATTATAGGCAAATACTTTCCTATAAGTTCAAACTGTTATGGACCACTGGTCATAGTCTTACCATATTCAAACCATGATACCATTTCATATGGCACAATACTTGCTAAATTAGATGCAAACGAGAATATTCATCCAACTAAATGATTATCCCAACAATGGAGGATAAAGGATAATGTCCAATAAAATATTGCTCATACTCATTGGTGTTATTTTGCTGATCGTGATTGCGATGGGCGGGGGTTTTTTTATGATGTGGAGTAAGATGTCTTCTATGAATGTCGTCAACAGTGAAGAAGCGGATAACGAAATAGAAGAAGTGGTTGAAACAATGGGGCCGACTAAAAAGCTGGAAACATTCATAGTAAACTTGGGGGATAAAGGCGGAAAACGCTATTTGCGAGTCTCAATGGATTTAGAGCTGGAAAATGGGGAGTCAGCTAAAGTCGTGGATAAAAGGCTTCCGAAATTGAGAGATGCGGTTTTAATGATATTACCCACCAAAAAATATGAAGATATCGGTACGGTTCAGGGGAAAAGTGCTCTAAGAAATGAAATACTTACAAAACTAAACGAATTAATGGAGCCGGAAGCAATTAAAAATATCTATTTCACTGAATTCGTTGTTCAGTAAAAGGCTAACCAAGCATGGCTGATCAGATATTATCACAGGAAGAAATCGATGCACTTCTTTCCGCAATGGATAAAGGGGAAGTCGATATCAATGAGGGGAAAAAAGGCGCTGCCGAAGCTGAAGTCAAACCTTACAGTCTAACTTCACAGAATCGAATGCTGCACGATCAGTTTAATGCGCTCGAGGAGGTATATGACAAATTTTGTACATTAATGGACTCATCATTGACCACCACGCTTCAACAGCCTGTTGAAATAGAGTTTGTTTCAACGGAAATGATTAAATATGGAGAATTTATAAGTGCTTTTACAAACCCAACCGCCTTTGGGATTTTTAACATGGAACCTCTGATCGGTTCAGCCATACTTGCCATAGAGCCTAAGCTGGTATTTTCTCTGATAGATTGTATGTTCGGTGGAAATGGAAAACCCACAGAACAAATAAAAGAATTTACCATGATAGAGCAGAGAATGATTAAAAGAATCATAAATGAAGCTCTGAAAAAACTAGAGGAAGCTTGGAAAGTGGTGTATTCACTTAAATTCTCTCTAAAAAAAATCGAATCAAAACCTGAATTTGTACACCTGGTTAACCCAAACGAACTGATGCTTATCATTCTGTTTTCCATTAAGGGAGAAGTCTTTAGCGGGAATATTCATCTGGGCATTTCTTCTCTTATGTTGGAGCCGATTAAAGAATATCTGTCTTCAAGATATATGACTGAAAAGGATATGGAAAACACATGGAGCTCTCAGATAAAGAATTTGCTGAAAAATACCAATGTGACCCTAATCGCAGAACTGGGGAAAACCAACAAGACGGTTGGCGATTTGCTGGCTCTAAAACTTGACGATGTGATTAATCTCTCCACAGGCACTCAGGATTTGATAAGAGTGAATGTCGAAGGTGTTCCAAAATATCAAGGTTTTCCCGGAACTGTAAAAGGAAATAATGCAGTTGAAATCACAGGGTTGATTCAACAAATTAGAGGAGAAAAATAGGAATGACTGCAGAAGATGAAAAAAGCCAAACGGGGAGCCCAAGCAGCGAAGCATCCGCCGGTGAGACTGAAAATCAGCTAAATGTTGAGCAACAAGCGCCATATGAATTTTCAGGCATTGATCACTCAAAGGAAGCGGTATCTGAAAGCAATATGGAGTTTCTTCTTGATATTCCATTAGAGATTTCAATTGAACTCGGCAGAACCCGAATGTTGATAGATCAGCTGTTAAAACTCAGTCAGGGATCTGTGATTGAACTTTCAAAATATGCCGGTGAGACACTCGAAATACTGGCAAATCAAAAGGTCATTGCCAAAGGCGAAGTCGTTGTTGTTAATGAAAAATATGGTATCCGTTTGACTGAAATCGTAAGCCCAATGGAACGGGTAGCGAGGCTTGGATGAGTATTTATCCTGAAATTATTCCAACAGCAATAAAAATGCTGACCGCACTGGGAATGGTTCTGGGGGGAATGCTGGTTGTATATTATTTTTCAAAGCGGATATTGAAGAGGCAGGCGGGACATTCAAAAGGAAGAATGATCAAAGTTCTGGAAAGCAGTTATATTGGCGTAAAAAAAAATATCTCTCTTGTAGAGATTCCGGGGGCAATTCTTGTTTTGGGAATTACCAACGATCACATATCCCTTCTTTCAAAAATAGAAAATCAAGAAGTAATAAATGGTTGTAAAGAAGTTGACCAAGAAAAAGAAATGCTTTCATTTTCCGATCGCTTACATCATTTTTCTTCAAAGTTAAAAGGGATGAAAAGTGTCAGGTAACCCGACAAAAAAAAGGATTTCTGCTACGACAAAACTGCTTGTCCTGAGTCTGGTGATATTTGCGGGCTTTTTTTTTCTGATGCCGACTCACTGCTTTGCGCAAACACCAAGTGCCGGTTCGCCTTTTTTCAGTATCAATGTGGAGCAACAAGAAGATCCGGGGCAGGTTTCGGTTGTTCTTCAGATATTTTTATTACTTACGGTCCTTTCTATCGCTCCGGCACTTTTAATCATGATGACTTCCTTTACCAGGATTGCCATCGTACTTTCCGTACTTCGACAGGCAATCGGTACCCATTCAATGCCTCCGAACCAGATTGTACTCGGCTTGGCACTTTTTCTGACTTTTTTCATAATGGCTCCTGTCTGGGACAAAGTAAACACCGAGGCAATTCAACCATATTTGAAAAAGGAAATCACCCAAAAACAGGCGCTGGAGAATGCATTTAAACCAATAAGATCTTTTATGTTCAAGCAAACAAGGGAAAAGGATCTTGCCATGCTGGTTAAAATTTCAAACACGGCAAGGCCGAAAAATATGGATGACGTTCCCACCAGTGTTTTGATTCCTTCATTCATCTTAAGCGAATTAAAAACAGCATTTCAGATGGCTTTTATGCTCTATGTGCCTTTTTTAGTGATCGATATGGTGGTGGCAAGTGTCCTTCTTTCAATGGGAATGATGATGCTGCCGCCCATTATGATTTCTTTGCCTTTTAAGCTGATGCTGTTTGTTCTTGCAGATGGCTGGTATTTGATTGTGGGGTCCTTGGTAAAGAGTTTTGGATAGATACCCCCCGACATTTGTCGATAACCATAAACTGTCTTTTTTAACTTGTTTGTTTGCCTGTCACGTAGGTGTTTCGGGTTACGAGTGGTGTGTTGTGAGTTATTAATGGGAAATAATCCTTTTTTATAACCCATATCCCGCAACCCGTAACCCGCAACAATATCGCATGACACAAAAAGAAGCTGTTGTTCTAAATACAGCGGACAAGTTGAAGGATGATTATAATGAAAGGTTAAAGAACATGACACCCGAATTAATCACCGGTTATTTTATTGAAGCAATAAAAATGGCTATTTTACTGTCAGCACCGATGTTGCTGTCCGGTCTAATTATCGGACTTATGGTGAGTATCTTTCAGGCAGCAACGCAGATAAATGAAATGACCATGACTTTTATTCCCAAAATGCTGGCGGTGGCTGTTGCACTGATCATTTCTTTTCCTTGGATGCTTCAGGTCATGATCGATTTTATGAAGAATATGATAACCGGCCTTCCTTCATATGTTGGATGAGACATTGCAATGGCAACTTTTACTTTCCCCCTTATAAAACTTCAGATGTTTTTTCTTATCTTTTTACGCGTAAGTGCAATATTGATGAGCATTCCTGTTTTTGACAGTAAAGCCATTCCGGTTATATTTAAAGCCGGGCTGGTTTTTTCTATCAGTATAATGCTGTTCCCCTTAATAAAAATGGATGAAATACCGAATTTTTCCCATATAATCACCTTCGCCATAGGTGCAGCCGGCGAAATTTTGTTTGGGTTAATTATCGGGATGTTCGTGAGGATGATATTTGCCGGAATTCAATTGGCAGGTCAGCTGGCAGGATATCAGATGGGGCTTGCTATTGCAAATGTTCTTGATCCTACCACAAGCGGGCAGTTCCCGATTATTTCACAGATATATAACCTGATCGCAATGCTGATTTTTATAACCATAAATGCACATTACTGGTTTTTAAACGCGCTGAAAGAAAGCTTTACGCTGGTTCCTCCCCTGGGATTTCAATTCAGCAACTCCCTTATAGATCAATTGGTCAGTCTTTCCGGTAATATTTTCGTGATTGCCGTTAAAGTAGGGGCTCCAATCATAGTGGTGCTGCTGTTAACCAGCGTGGCATTCGGGCTTATCGCACGTACCGTGCCCCAAATGAATGTTTTTATCGTGGCCATGCCTTTAAAAATTGCAGTTGGACTTTTATTTTTAATTTTAAGTATTCCCTATTTGGTTGTTTTTCTCAGGCAGATATTCCACCATTTCGGGAGCAGTATTATTTTTATAATGAAAGCGATGTAGGTGCATAACCTCGCAACGAAATTCAGTAGTCGTTTACGGTTTGAAACTTGAAAATAGAAAGTAGAAATTAGGGAGAGATGAAACGAGTTTGCGAATTGAAAGCCAAATTTCCAATTTCTATTTTCTAATTTCTTCGTTTAATAAAAGCTTAAAAATTTATTGTTAACTATAATCTGTCATTTTTATCTTGTTTGGTTATTAACTAATTCTTATGGCTGAAGAAAGTTTTCAGGAAAAAACTGAGCAACCGACACCTAAAAAAATCGCAGATGCGAGGAAGAAGGGGACGGTTGCCCAAAGCAGAGAAATTCCATCGGCAATCATATTGCTGACTTCTCTCGGAATTTTCTTTTTCTCTGGAAGCTGGATGTTTTCAAGCCTGTCGGATTTTATGGGGGGGATATTTCGAAATATCGGTACATTTAAAATTTATGATATTACCACTGCAAGCACACTATCGACTATAATCTTAAAGAATGTATTATCAATTATACTTCCTTTTATGCTGGCAGTGGTGGTTGCCGGCATAATGGCAAATATCCTACAGATCGGCTTTTTGTTTAGCCCGGAAGCGTTTTCTCCCAAACTGTCCAAATTCAATCCTTTAAAGGGTATAAAAAAACTCTTTTCCTTAAAATCGTTTGTTGAGCTTATTAAATCCTTAATCAAGATAACTTTTGTGGGTGGGATTGCTTATTTAACCATAAAGATGGAAATAAAGACCATTCCGATCTTAATGCAAATGGGCATTAAGGATATTGTATCATTTGTCGGTATTACTTCTTTTAAAATTTGCCTGTATGTATCCATGGCTCTGATAATTATGGCTGTTTTGGATTATATTTATCAGAAGTATGAGCATATTAAGGGTTTAAAAATGACCAAACAGGAAGTTAAAGATGAAAATAAGCAGACAGAAGGAGATCCTAAAGTAAAAGCCAGAATTAGAAGTATTCAGTTAGAAATATCCAGGCGTCGAATGATGGAGTCCGTTCCTGAAGCAGACGTGGTGATTACCAACCCCACTCATCTGGCCATTGCACTTAAGTTTGATGCTGAAAAAATGATTGCTCCAAAGATAATGGCCAAAGGCGCTGGGAAAATAGCTGAGCGGATCAGAGAAATTGCCGATGAAAATCATGTGCCGATAGTGGAAAATAAACCTCTGGCCCGGACGCTTTTTAAAATCGCTGAGATAGGCGATTATATTCCTGCAGAACTTTATCAGGCCGTTGCAGAGGTTCTGGCTTATGTGTACCGGTTGAAAGGAATGGCAACCGGCGCATGACCTACAGAAAGATGACCAACCCGGAATAGATGCCATCCACCACAGGGGTGACATTGATTGACCTCCCAACCCGCACCACATTTCCAAACAGAAATACGTCATGCATGTTAACATCGGCAGCCAATTGTCGATGTGATGTGGCCAGGTGCCTAAAGGTTTTTCGTCAATAAATTATCACCTACCGTCAAACAATTAACGCCTTGGATCATCCCCGTTTGAAAAATATTATTAACCTCAGATTATTATCAATCAAAATAAGGCGTTATTGAAATTATTAAGTTCCTTCAATGTAGGCACGAAACATGCATAATGCTATGTAGTGTTTGCCGGAAAATAGCAACACGGCACCCATCTTTGCCTCTGGCTGCAGCGAGGCAGGGACACATACAGAGTCAAAAGGGAAAAAACTCATTGCAGATAACTCATAGCAAAAGGATTAAACTCTTCAGATGGTGAGCTATCAGCTGTAAGCTGTGAGCCGATAAATTACGGAGTAATTTATTCAGAGAAAGAAAGGCATGAACATATGGAAGTGGTCAGTCAATCAAGGTTAGCGGCGCAAATTCCAATTATATCGAAAAACAGCGATATAATAATTGCGTTTGTTGTCGTTAGTATTCTGGCATTTATGGTGATACCTTTGCCTCCGGTACTGCTCGACTTGCTCCTTTCGTTTAATATTACCTTTTCCCTGACCATTCTTCTTGTTGGTATGTACATCATAAAGCCCCTTGAATTTTCCGCATTCCCCAGTGTGCTCCTCATTGTCACATTGTTCAGGCTATCGCTCAATGTGGCTTCAACCAGAATCATTCTTCTTCATGGGAACGAAGGAACAATGGCTGCCGGAAAGGTGATCAAAGCATTTGGAGGCTTTGTGGTCGGAGGAAACTACCTGGTAGGAATTATCGTTTTTTTGATTCTGGTAATCATTAATTTTGTAGTTATAACAAAAGGAGCCGGAAGAATAGCAGAGGTTGCGGCCAGGTTTACTTTGGATGGAATGCCGGGCAAACAGATGAGCATCGATGCGGATCTCAACGCCGGTTTAATCAGTGAAGAAGAAGCCAGGAAGAGAAGGGAGCAGATCACCCAGGAGGCGGAATATTACGGTGCGATGGACGGAGCCAACAAATTTGTTCGCGGAGATGCCATCGCTGGAATAATTATTACCCTGATAAATATAATTGGCGGACTGGCAATCGGCGTATTTCAAAATTCAATGAGTTTCGCCCACGCGGCGCAGAATTATACCTTGCTCACCATAGGGGACGGACTGGTGACACAGGTCCCCGCTCTTATCGTATCGACTGCAGCCGGAGTTATTGTAAGCAGGGCAGGATCAGAAAAAAGTCTGGGAAAAGAAATGACCATGCAGATATTATTTCAGTATCGAGCCGTTGCCGTTGCTTCAGCAGTCCTTTTTGGATTTGCGCTTGTCCCGGGACTGCCAGGAATTCCTTTCCTGCTTTTAGCAATGGGAGCAGCAGGTCTTGCCTTTATGGTGTTCAAGGCGGGTAAGAAAAGCCTTGCAAAAGAAGAAGCCGATAAGATGCTGCAAGAAAAAGCCGGGCCGGAAGAAAAGCCGGTATCTCTTCCGCTCCTTGACGTACTTGGTCTCGAAGTCGGCTATGGGATTATTCACCTGGTAGATATGGAACAGGACGGCCAGCTTCTGGATCGAATTAAATCTATTAGACGTCAGGTCGCACAGGAAATCGGCATTATTGTTCCACCCATTCATATCCAGGATAACATGCAGTTAAAGCCGGGAGAATATTCAATATTATTGAAGGGAAATGTAGTCGGAACCGGCGAGCTGATGACCAATTATTGTCTTGCCATGGATCCTGGAACTGTTCAGGGAAAGCTGGACGGGGTACAAACAAAAGAACCGACTTATGGACTGCCTGCAATCTGGATCAAGGAAAGCAAAAAAGAAGACGCCATAGCCAAAGGGTACACAGTCGTTGATCCAGCTACGGTTTTAACTACCCATATCTCTGATGTGGTCAGGCGTTTTTCACATGAGTTGCTGGGGAGACAGGAGGTGCAGCAGATGCTGGACATGCTGAAAAACTCCCATCCAAAAGTTGTGGAAGAACTGATTCCGAATATGCTCTCACTCGGGGGCGTGGTGAAGGTTCTGCAGAACTTGCTGAAGGAACAGGTGCCTGTTAGAGATTTTCTCGCTATACTGGAGACGCTGGCTGATTGGGCGCCAATGGTAAAGGATATAGATATGCTGACGGAATATGTGCGGCATTCCCTGGCCAGAACCATTACCAACCTTCATCAAACCGATAAAGGCAAAATACCGGCGATTACATTGGGACACAGTATAGAAGAGTCCGTATCAGAAGCGATTCAGAGAACTGATCAGGGAAGCTTTGTTGCCATGGAACCGGATCTTGTACAAAAAATCGTTAATGCCCTTACCGGTTATATGGAAAGAATATCATCATTAAATTATCAACCGGTTATTTTATGTTCTGCCCAGATCAGGCTGCATTTCAAGAAGCTGATTGATCGTTTTATTTCAAATCTGGCTGTTATTTCATATGACGAACTGTCAAGTAATATTGAAATAGAGTCCTTGGGAATTGTGGAGTTATCAGATGCAGATTAAGAGGTTTGAAGCGAAGAGTATGACAGAGGCCTTAAGGTTGATTAAAAAGGAACTGGGGTCTGAAGCGGTTATTTTATCGGCACGGAGTCTGAAAAAAGAAAGCCGTTTATTGGGGGCTTTGAAAAAAAGCGGTGTTGAAGTCACCGCAGCGACGGACCATTTACCTTACCAACCGAAACAGAAAAGTGCATTGGTCAAAAGAGACTTTTATACGGATAAAAACGATCAGTTCAATTTTAACATGCAGGTGAAAAGGGAGGATCAACATATAATATCATCTTTGCGGAGTAAATTAATATCTCAAGATATAAATGAAGATATAGCCGATAGACTGGCAAAAGAACTGAAAGAGATCCTTCCCACAAAAAGTATCATGAATGAAATGATGGTGCAAGAGGCGTTGGATTCAATTATCAGCGGTATGGGAGTAAGGTTTGACCCCATAAAAGTTAATTTGGGGAGTCGCAAGGTCATAGCATTAATCGGACCTTCCGGCGCTGGAAAGACAACCACCGCTGTCAAGCTGGCGACTGCCTGGAAATTTGAAAAGAAAAGAGATGTTGCCCTGGTTATCATGGATGGTCACAGGATCGGTGCGGTGGATCAAATGAAGACTTATTCAAGAATTATAGGGGTGCCGGTGGCAATTGTTTCCGGTAGAAACGAGTTGAGAGAAGCCATAAAAAAATTAAGATATAAGGATCTGGTGATTATAGATACTCCTGGATTGAACTGGCAAAATGACCTGCAGCTTGAAAAGTTTTATAAATGTTTTGAGAAGATGAAAAAAATTGAAACCCATCTTGTTCTCAGTGCAACCACCAAAGAGAAAGATTATATCAATATTGCAGAAAAATTGAATAAGTTTGAAATCAACAGGTTGATATTTACCAAAATCGATGAGAGCAGCACCCACGGAAACATACTCAGCCACTTAATTAGAACGAAAATACCGGTTTCATGTTTTACCTGCGGGCAAGAGATTCCTGAAAGTATTGAAGAGGCGTCTATGGATAGATTGCTCGGTTTGATTATAAACAAAGCAAAAGAAAAAAGATATGGGACCGGGTTTGTTAAAAAAATAGAAACCGTGGACAGTGAAGTGAAAACAGAAAGTGATATAAAAGAATATTTTGTGGCAAACCAAAATTCAGATGTTTTTCACCGACCCGGCTGCAAATGGACGAGGATGATAAAGCAGGATAATATTGTTGTTTTTAAAAGTGTGGCAGAGGCTGAAGAAAAAAGGTTTAAGCCATGCAGATATTGCAGGCCTAAACCGGAAGTAGAATATGAGTGCCTGCAATATGGTATGAGCAAAAGAAAAATCGCAAGCGGTTAATAGGTAGGGAAGAGGCGCTTGTTTTTGTCTTTTGCTGCGGAGCGACCGGAAATGAAGCCTGTTCGGCTAAACCGAGAGATGTGTTCATACAATAAATTAATAGGGTTGTTTGAGGAGCTATTCGCATTATGGGGCTGAAAGATAATGAAAATAAAGTGATTAGTCTTTCCAAAAGAATAGGAGAGAGCTCGGGAATGAAGAAAAGTACGCATTCAGATAAAAAATGCAAAAAAGAAACAAGAGTCATTGCCATCACAAGTGGTAAGGGTGGAGTGGGGAAAACAAATATTGTGGCAAATCTTGGACTTGCATTGAGCAAGCTGGGGAAAAAAGTGATTATTCTGGACGCGGATCTTGGCCTGGGAAATCTGGATGTGTTGCTGGGCCTGGCCCCGAAGTATAACCTGTCCCATGTGATTTCCGGTGAG
This sequence is a window from Thermodesulfobacteriota bacterium. Protein-coding genes within it:
- the flhB gene encoding flagellar biosynthesis protein FlhB, producing MAEESFQEKTEQPTPKKIADARKKGTVAQSREIPSAIILLTSLGIFFFSGSWMFSSLSDFMGGIFRNIGTFKIYDITTASTLSTIILKNVLSIILPFMLAVVVAGIMANILQIGFLFSPEAFSPKLSKFNPLKGIKKLFSLKSFVELIKSLIKITFVGGIAYLTIKMEIKTIPILMQMGIKDIVSFVGITSFKICLYVSMALIIMAVLDYIYQKYEHIKGLKMTKQEVKDENKQTEGDPKVKARIRSIQLEISRRRMMESVPEADVVITNPTHLAIALKFDAEKMIAPKIMAKGAGKIAERIREIADENHVPIVENKPLARTLFKIAEIGDYIPAELYQAVAEVLAYVYRLKGMATGA
- the flhA gene encoding flagellar biosynthesis protein FlhA, with the protein product MEVVSQSRLAAQIPIISKNSDIIIAFVVVSILAFMVIPLPPVLLDLLLSFNITFSLTILLVGMYIIKPLEFSAFPSVLLIVTLFRLSLNVASTRIILLHGNEGTMAAGKVIKAFGGFVVGGNYLVGIIVFLILVIINFVVITKGAGRIAEVAARFTLDGMPGKQMSIDADLNAGLISEEEARKRREQITQEAEYYGAMDGANKFVRGDAIAGIIITLINIIGGLAIGVFQNSMSFAHAAQNYTLLTIGDGLVTQVPALIVSTAAGVIVSRAGSEKSLGKEMTMQILFQYRAVAVASAVLFGFALVPGLPGIPFLLLAMGAAGLAFMVFKAGKKSLAKEEADKMLQEKAGPEEKPVSLPLLDVLGLEVGYGIIHLVDMEQDGQLLDRIKSIRRQVAQEIGIIVPPIHIQDNMQLKPGEYSILLKGNVVGTGELMTNYCLAMDPGTVQGKLDGVQTKEPTYGLPAIWIKESKKEDAIAKGYTVVDPATVLTTHISDVVRRFSHELLGRQEVQQMLDMLKNSHPKVVEELIPNMLSLGGVVKVLQNLLKEQVPVRDFLAILETLADWAPMVKDIDMLTEYVRHSLARTITNLHQTDKGKIPAITLGHSIEESVSEAIQRTDQGSFVAMEPDLVQKIVNALTGYMERISSLNYQPVILCSAQIRLHFKKLIDRFISNLAVISYDELSSNIEIESLGIVELSDAD
- a CDS encoding Ada metal-binding domain-containing protein, producing MQIKRFEAKSMTEALRLIKKELGSEAVILSARSLKKESRLLGALKKSGVEVTAATDHLPYQPKQKSALVKRDFYTDKNDQFNFNMQVKREDQHIISSLRSKLISQDINEDIADRLAKELKEILPTKSIMNEMMVQEALDSIISGMGVRFDPIKVNLGSRKVIALIGPSGAGKTTTAVKLATAWKFEKKRDVALVIMDGHRIGAVDQMKTYSRIIGVPVAIVSGRNELREAIKKLRYKDLVIIDTPGLNWQNDLQLEKFYKCFEKMKKIETHLVLSATTKEKDYINIAEKLNKFEINRLIFTKIDESSTHGNILSHLIRTKIPVSCFTCGQEIPESIEEASMDRLLGLIINKAKEKRYGTGFVKKIETVDSEVKTESDIKEYFVANQNSDVFHRPGCKWTRMIKQDNIVVFKSVAEAEEKRFKPCRYCRPKPEVEYECLQYGMSKRKIASG